One genomic segment of Stigmatopora argus isolate UIUO_Sarg chromosome 1, RoL_Sarg_1.0, whole genome shotgun sequence includes these proteins:
- the syt6a gene encoding synaptotagmin-6 isoform X2 has translation MATEKVKDPIGPMGFLEAAVKISHTSPDIPTDVQLSMREHFLRRTQRMQRQTTEPASSTRHNSFKRHLPRQMQVGSLDLGNDYMLDKEDKSTSIGRIQPELYQQKTLDSEDSSKNGSSKNCGRINFSLKYDYDNEALLVNIIRAVELPAKDLCGTSDPYVKIYLLPDRKKFQTRVHRKTLNPTFSESFHFPVPYDELAVRKLHMSVFDFDRFSRHDMIGEVVMDNLFETSDLSRETNIWRDIDYATSESVDLGEIMFSLCYLPTAGRLTLTVIKCRNLKAMDITGYSDPYVKVSLICDGRRLKKKKTSIKKNTLNPTYNEAIIFDIPPDSMDNVSLHISVMDYDLVGHNEVIGVMRLGCNAEGLGRDHWNEMLAYPRKPIAHWHPLLESKKSEKEWKARAASFDSQGSCPSPRPPATP, from the exons ATGGCAACTGAAAAAGTGAAGGACCCCATCGGCCCGATGGGGTTCCTGGAGGCTGCGGTGAAGATAAGCCATACATCTCCTGACATCCCCACCGATGTTCAACTCTCCATGAGGGAGCACTTCCTGCGCCGCACGCAGCgcatgcagaggcaaaccactGAGCCTGCTTCCTCCACTCG GCACAATTCCTTCAAAAGGCACCTTCCCCGACAGATGCAGGTAGGCAGCTTAGACTTGGGAAATGACTATATGTTGGACAAAGAAGACAAGTCCACAAGCATAGGTCGCATTCAGCCAGAGCTCTACCAGCAGAAAACTTTGGACTCCGAGGACTCCTCCAAGAACGGCAGCAGCAAAAACTGTGGTAGGATTAATTTCTCTTTGAAGTATGACTACGACAATGAGGCCCTGCTCGTCAACATCATCAGGGCGGTCGAGCTCCCCGCCAAGGACTTGTGCGGCACGTCCGACCCTTACGTCAAGATCTACCTGCTGCCCGACCGCAAGAAGTTCCAGACACGAGTCCATCGGAAGACCCTCAACCCCACCTTTAGCGAGAGCTTCCACTTCCCCGTGCCTTACGACGAACTGGCCGTCAGGAAGCTCCACATGAGCGTATTTGACTTTGATAGATTTTCAAGACACGACATGATTGGGGAGGTGGTGATGGACAACCTGTTTGAGACGTCGGACCTGTCACGGGAAACAAATATATGGAGAGACATCGATTATGCCACCAGC GAGAGTGTCGACCTCGGGGAGATCATGTTCTCACTCTGTTACCTGCCAACTGCTGGAAGACTTACACTGACTGTCATCAAGTGCAGGAACCTCAAAGCCATGGACATCACTGGATACTCAG ATCCTTATGTCAAAGTTTCACTGATATGTGATGGGCGAcgtctgaaaaaaaagaagaccagCATCAAAAAGAACACTCTTAATCCCACCTACAACGAGGCCATCATCTTTGACATTCCACCAGACAGCATGGACAACGTCAGCCTGCACATCTCTGTCATGGATTACGATTT GGTCGGTCACAATGAGGTCATTGGCGTAATGCGGCTGGGATGCAATGCAGAGGGTTTGGGAAGAGACCACTGGAATGAAATGTTGGCTTACCCTAGAAAGCCCATTGCCCACTGGCACCCTTTACTCGAGTCCAAGAAATCTGAGAAGGAG TGGAAAGCCAGGGCTGCTAGCTTTGACAGCCAGGGGTCCTGCCCTTCCCCGCGCCCACCAGCAACACCCTGA
- the syt6a gene encoding synaptotagmin-6 isoform X1, with protein sequence MSSERAEYDMVCQRAVTLIVDLCLHNSTLLEQDTCQDFLFLLSSHSAKHTTQDATFGLLLGVFVLCGLILLGLLSFGYWKRCGPPRRSKASFLAPSPSPEHIPSQLPRLLPLPSPTSPQQPQPKPAVTMATEKVKDPIGPMGFLEAAVKISHTSPDIPTDVQLSMREHFLRRTQRMQRQTTEPASSTRHNSFKRHLPRQMQVGSLDLGNDYMLDKEDKSTSIGRIQPELYQQKTLDSEDSSKNGSSKNCGRINFSLKYDYDNEALLVNIIRAVELPAKDLCGTSDPYVKIYLLPDRKKFQTRVHRKTLNPTFSESFHFPVPYDELAVRKLHMSVFDFDRFSRHDMIGEVVMDNLFETSDLSRETNIWRDIDYATSESVDLGEIMFSLCYLPTAGRLTLTVIKCRNLKAMDITGYSDPYVKVSLICDGRRLKKKKTSIKKNTLNPTYNEAIIFDIPPDSMDNVSLHISVMDYDLVGHNEVIGVMRLGCNAEGLGRDHWNEMLAYPRKPIAHWHPLLESKKSEKEWKARAASFDSQGSCPSPRPPATP encoded by the exons ACGCTACTTTTGGCCTCCTGCTCGGTGTGTTTGTGCTCTGTGGCTTAATTCTGTTGGGCCTCCTGTCCTTCGGCTATTGGAAGCGGTGCGGTCCGCCTCGGCGGAGCAAAGCCAGCTTCCTCGCCCCGTCCCCCAGCCCAGAGCACATCCCATCTCAGCTGCCTCGCCTGCTGCCATTGCCGTCACCCACAAGTCCGCAGCAGCCGCAGCCGAAGCCGGCGGTTACCATGGCAACTGAAAAAGTGAAGGACCCCATCGGCCCGATGGGGTTCCTGGAGGCTGCGGTGAAGATAAGCCATACATCTCCTGACATCCCCACCGATGTTCAACTCTCCATGAGGGAGCACTTCCTGCGCCGCACGCAGCgcatgcagaggcaaaccactGAGCCTGCTTCCTCCACTCG GCACAATTCCTTCAAAAGGCACCTTCCCCGACAGATGCAGGTAGGCAGCTTAGACTTGGGAAATGACTATATGTTGGACAAAGAAGACAAGTCCACAAGCATAGGTCGCATTCAGCCAGAGCTCTACCAGCAGAAAACTTTGGACTCCGAGGACTCCTCCAAGAACGGCAGCAGCAAAAACTGTGGTAGGATTAATTTCTCTTTGAAGTATGACTACGACAATGAGGCCCTGCTCGTCAACATCATCAGGGCGGTCGAGCTCCCCGCCAAGGACTTGTGCGGCACGTCCGACCCTTACGTCAAGATCTACCTGCTGCCCGACCGCAAGAAGTTCCAGACACGAGTCCATCGGAAGACCCTCAACCCCACCTTTAGCGAGAGCTTCCACTTCCCCGTGCCTTACGACGAACTGGCCGTCAGGAAGCTCCACATGAGCGTATTTGACTTTGATAGATTTTCAAGACACGACATGATTGGGGAGGTGGTGATGGACAACCTGTTTGAGACGTCGGACCTGTCACGGGAAACAAATATATGGAGAGACATCGATTATGCCACCAGC GAGAGTGTCGACCTCGGGGAGATCATGTTCTCACTCTGTTACCTGCCAACTGCTGGAAGACTTACACTGACTGTCATCAAGTGCAGGAACCTCAAAGCCATGGACATCACTGGATACTCAG ATCCTTATGTCAAAGTTTCACTGATATGTGATGGGCGAcgtctgaaaaaaaagaagaccagCATCAAAAAGAACACTCTTAATCCCACCTACAACGAGGCCATCATCTTTGACATTCCACCAGACAGCATGGACAACGTCAGCCTGCACATCTCTGTCATGGATTACGATTT GGTCGGTCACAATGAGGTCATTGGCGTAATGCGGCTGGGATGCAATGCAGAGGGTTTGGGAAGAGACCACTGGAATGAAATGTTGGCTTACCCTAGAAAGCCCATTGCCCACTGGCACCCTTTACTCGAGTCCAAGAAATCTGAGAAGGAG TGGAAAGCCAGGGCTGCTAGCTTTGACAGCCAGGGGTCCTGCCCTTCCCCGCGCCCACCAGCAACACCCTGA